CATTTTTAGTGCTTTGGGTttgatttattcaatattttacttTTGGAATTTGTGCTTTGGTTGAGTATGCTGGACAATCTCttcttttcatttgttttagGTATGGGCTTCAGGTTTCTCAGCAGCATTTCTTAAGAAGCACAGTGTTGCAACAAAAGGAGTTGTTAGCATGAATGAATCAAGTACAGATATGTTTGTTGGTAGAAAAGCTCTTGGAGAGCCCAAACCTGCAGTTACTGAAACAGCTTTGCTTTTAGTCCTGGAGAAGTTCTTTGAGGTGGTTTTGCATCTTCCTACAATTAACAGGTAATTTATCCCTTTCAAATAAAAGGAAGTTGAGCAGATTTAGTGAGACGGATTAATCATACTTCATGTCTTTCAGAATAGTCTCcctctataattttttaagaacaaGTGAATTAAGTATGCTGTAATAGAGTTTTGCAGAAGGGGAGGCGACCAAAATTATTTTACTGGAGTTACTTTCATTTATACATCTTTGCTGTTCTTTTCCATTATAGAAACATCTTTCACTGTCTTTCATATTCTTTTTGGTGTTTTTCACCATCTCTGtctatatattttctttatccaTATGTATTTATACTGACATAAATATCTGATTAAAATGTCACAGGAGGCTTTCTGATCTGCTAGGCTTATTGTCATCAGGGCAACCAAGCTGCCcgcaattatatatttatagctCGGCAGACAGAGTCATTCCTGCAGATTCTGTAGAGTCATTTATCGAAAAGCAGCGAAAGGCTGGGCATGAGGTTAGGGCTTGCAACTTTGTCTCCACACCTCATGTTGATCATTTTAGAAATGACCCAAAACTATATACTACACAGCTCAATCAGTTTTTGGAGGACTGTGTGGTTACTTGTTGCAAGCAGTCTTGAATAAAGCTGTGAATGCTCTGACACAGATCAATTCTTTTATCCCTTCGAAATTTTATACTTATACATGGTTATAGCAATTGATTCGTTGATTTTAGGTTATTCGGTCCAgcaagaataaaaaatgatggccattaattgtattctttttgttaaaaaagttGTAAACATCAGTCAATACTGCTGTAATTTATTcttcttcaaaattaatttttgaaaggtGAAAGTCTTAAAACTATTTAATGATTTGTTGGCTGATGAGTTGGCATGTTGTATAAACGGCACAATGATGAAATGGAAATGCAGATTTCATGTTATTGGAAATTCTTGAATCCTCTTCTAAATTTTCTCtatatttcttctttctcttattCTTCCTCAATCTATGTTGCTTTTTTGCTCTCTAAGGTTCCTCTTATATGAGTAGTCCACATCATTGGTTCCTCCCTTTCtctgataaaaatgaaaatgaaatcgACGAACCCAAGTCTCACCTCATTTACCTTGACTCAGACTCTAAAACATGATATTAACTGGGTCAAAAATCACCAGAAAATTGTCAACACGGGTGTGATGGTGATGAATTTAGTGAAGTGGCAAGAAGAAAATTACATGAGAAGAATATAGAATTGGGTGGAAATATAGAAGATTAAAAGAAGGATTATGAGGTGGGCTATTTGCCTCCATTTTTATTGGTATTTGGTGGTAATATAGAGGCCATTAATCACCGATGGAACCAACACGAACACAACAAAGATAATTTGAAGGGCATTTGTCGGTCATTGCATCCTGGTCTGGTTAGTTTTTTACATCAGAGTTGTTTAGAGCTAAGTTAAGGCTTACGCCTTTAGTCTTGTTTTTTCCTTGAAGATCCTTACTCTGCATCTTTTTTTGGACCAACTTTATTGATGAAAGGGTTAGTCGTTTTTTCGGGATTTTTTGGGTTGTAGTCCAGCCATAAAATGGCGTTTTGGTTGAGTCTAATTTGCTTTGTGTTTATATTTGTCAGAATAGCGAATTTTGAATCTTTGATGAATTGTGCTAAATACTTCGGAACCAGAACCGACCCTAGGTACTTAATCTGATTCTTAAATCTTATAAATCGGTTGGTTCCAATTTCCACTTTTATAGTGGAGTATCTAAATCCGCTCATCTCATCAAACTGCACCAAGTTGTCGCATCTCCCCTCCTGTTTTCCCTCTCTCTTTTTCTAGGCTGTGCAATGAGATGAAATTTAGCCACAAACAAGTAATGGCTACAAATAGAATTTGCAGGATCGCTACATATGTAGAAACTGCCAAagctattattaattttagcCACTCGTTTATTTGAACTTTCGGCTTGAATACAAACAGAATCAATAGATAATTCCTTCTTGGATTTTGACCTCTTGGAGGCCTCTTTCATTCGTCAGTCAGAATACTGGAACATTCATTCTCGTCATATAATTGAATGGATGATTTATCACatgaataacaaaaattgaaacgaGGGAAAGATTTGTTGCATGACGCTTTTGACAGAAGCCACATCACAATCAGCAAAAGTTCCATTGTTTCCTGTAGTTCAAACATACAACCAAGTTTCAACCACAATATCATACGCACCAGCTCAACACATTAgcattctttcttctttgttctttGAAGTTTGAGAAGAATAGAACATTCCATCTTGTTTGAAATGGTAAACATTTTTTAGTCAACGAAACTTGTGACAACAGAAAGCAAAAGATACTAAATTGTCTTGTATTCACATAATCATATGAAAATTAGTTAATACAGATCAACTGCACAATTACAACGATTTACAGGGTGTTTTATCCAGAGATCTCAATGGCCTTGACCTCGGGTGTCTTTGCCTCAACTTTAGGAACAGTTACGGTCACAACTCCATTCTCCATACAGGCCTTTATTTCATCCATCTTCACATTCTCCGGCAACTTAAACCCCTCGAGAACTTCCCACTGCTACGTTCCATACGATGCCATGTGTCgttcttttcttccttctctaCATTCCTCTCTCCGCTGATCTGAAGCACTCTGTCATCTTCGATCTCCACCTTCACTTCTTCTTTCTTGAGTCCCGGAAGATCGGCCTTGAAAACGTGTGCCCCCGGGGTTTCCCTCCAGTCTATCTGGGTGTTGACAAAAGCAGATGAATCTTGAGGGAAACGAGTGGAGAGTGAGGAAAAATCCTTGAACGGATCCCAAATATGAAGAGAGAAAGGGTCGAAGATATTACTGTGCTGGTTTCTGAAGAAGCTTGGAATCAGCGACATATTATTTAAGAATTCGAGGGAATTGGACTGATTGCTGAGTTTGATGCTTTAACTTTGCAGAATTGTGCCTGATGGTCTAAAATAGGAGTGTGATTGGGGTTTTTATAAGAACGGAGAATTCTGGTACTTTTCGCGCGCAATCCCTTATTTGCAGCTGAAGCCTCTACGACTTTCTGGTAAATTGGCGAAGTTGTTAAGTTCTGAGCTTCTAGAAAGCTCTGGACTTTCTTCAGATAAGGGCTGTGGAATTAAGCTCATTAAGGCCCAAACCCCCAATAGGTAGAAGCTAATACTACTTTCGGTAGTGATTTTTggtcttttatctttttttatttacctttattttttattttaatgagtttaacccaacaaaattatatacggtaatactatatatatttagtttaggtattatttttatttaatttaaaattatttaattattggatgatatatatcaaatatatacttatttatgtatttaaaatcgttatgtaaaattttattattgagaaaatatagattttaattatatatcccattttaatttatattttctttttatctattattttttgcaAACTAGACCTTGTTCGGGTTCTATTCGACTTGAATTGCCTTTAATGCAAGTGTGGTGGATTTTCTAATTGTTTCGTCTTTTAAAAATGGAATGTTGTAATTTGTTCATTTCTATTAATTTCTCTTTGGCATCAAATAAGATTGTGTTCACGATTCATCCTAATTTCTTGGTTATTATGTTTTGCATAGTAGGTTATTTGCCTTAACAGTGTTCAATGATTGAGTTTTATGTCATTTAATAGTAAACGTTTTCGGAGGGAGCTGATTTAGAACTTCATCAACAAGAGGGCTTACATTTACCATTATTGaatacttaaatcaaatttggttAATCTACATTTTGAGTTTCTTAGGTGTTATCCTCTGTTGTTTCCATGATTAACAGTTTGCACACACGATAAGAAGCCAGGGTCCAGCTGTAGGAGTTTTTCTGATACCCACTGCAGATAATGTCTCCGTCTACCATGTGAAGGCATGTAAAGCATTCATCATATTCGACGCCACCTCAGGAATTCATCAGTTGAAGTGGTGAATCTTTTCTATTTTAAGCCTAATAGATTCTCTTCCAACTACCCACATCTTTTAGGGTAATATAACAGAATTGTGCCAGCACAAATAGCTgaagaaatgaatgtttaaGTATACATTGAGGTCAACCATTATCTTTGTCTGATATTAACCTCCGTCTGTCAATGGCAAGCAAAATACCAGTAATtgatatataaagaatttaCATTGACCCACAAATTGCGCCAGAAATTGGAGATGAGATCCATTAAATGGCATTGAGAGATACAGTAACAAAGCTTCTCCTTGATATAGACAATAATGATAAGGAGATTGATAAGCATTCTCACTATCAAAATTCTGTACAATATATATCTGCAATCAACTTTCTTGTTGACCTTATTAATTATGTCCGACGAAACATAGGGCACAAGATGTGCTAGCACTTGTTTTGAGCTTGAGAAATTGCCTGCTGGAGTTGGTTCAAAGCTTTCTGATAATTTAAGAAACCCATAAACCagaaatcaaaattatccaCTGTTACTATCTCTATATACTTCTGTGATGGCTTCTTCATGTTTTCACTTTGGTTGACTATGTTTATCTTATTTACTGGTATCACCACCTGCAAGTAATTGACAATTTCAAACTATATTAGGAACCAGTCTTGAAGAGAGAcacatttttgttaaattagaTAGTTCAagattatattttgtttagttacCTTGTAATAAACTCTAGCTTGTTCCCCATTTGGAGAagagaatttaattgatttttcgCTGCAGAAGGCAACCTTGTGAGTGGATATAAATAGGAGACCAGCTATAGGACCAGATGTTGTTGACAAATAACACTGGCAAgtctttaacaatttttctccttCTCCAACACTAAATAGCTTCTTGAACTCCTTGCTCATTCCTCCTACTTGAAGAATTCTCGCTCCCAAGCTCAACTTTGCTTTCACAATTTCAGTTATCTTTGGTCCCAATCTCACTGCAACACCACAAAAATGTTCAGTTAAATTCCAAGGTCAACTTTATACATGATTCATAAtcacaaacaaattaaaaaataaatgaagaaattattaattaattaccatgcTCTCGAACTCCAAGGGCAAATTTGTTAGCCTTTTTCCCCAGCTTAACTATCCTTTTATTTGCAGAAGATGGAACAAGGTCTTGGCTTTCAGGTTCAGGTAATAATCTCCTTGGTAAGCTCATAAAAGGGCATGCTGTTGAGGCGATTGAAATTCCCATAACTTGTTCTGCCAAAGTTTTCTTCATATTTGATGAATATAAAGCTGAAGTAATAAGCTTTCAGGTGATTTGTGTCTCTGCAACAATTGTTGGAGATTGCAGAATGTTCTTTTTGGGTGTCTTTGAGAAGCTGCTGAATGTGCGGGTTGAAGAATCCTAGAGTTATGCTAATGTATTTAAAGGCATTATCGAGCCAACTTTTTTGTCCATGACTCATCTATGACTCATCaaacaaaagtaaaaagcaTGCATATTGACTCCTTAagatatcaatatatttaaagatttattgCTTTAAGAATGCATATTTTGAACCCACTAGTTCttacttttcaaaaattgtccTAACACATGAATAATTACTACAAAGACAATGGTGGATAAtaccctttattttttaaattatccaatCTCACTAACAATACATGTATCATCACTACCAAGATATGGGTGGATAATCTGTTAAAAACCATAGATTCAATGgcatcacttaaaaaaaaaaattaaaatagataaaaaaaattaatgtttagtATGGAGTAAGGTTATACATTCTTGTGGCATCATGTTTTGGTTAGACTCCTTTTGTATAGTCTAGCCTTGGTGGAAAGTCTGTGTTTCACTTTTCTTTGTAACCTAGTTTGTTTAGTTTTATTTCGACtttcttttttaactctttCATAGTAAGAATTATGATAGGTCTTCAAAAGGAGATGTTATAGGtttctgttttattttcaagtttgtcctattttttttgttgtttatttagTGAATAAGATGTGTTTAGGCTATTTCCAGATCCTCTCATTGGACACCCTTTTATCATtctgttaatatatatatttatttgcccaaaaaaaaggaaaacaaaacttTATACATTTCTCAAAATCCATCCCATTTCAAGAGATTGATCTATGAGCAACTAAATTTCAAGGCAAgattggtttagggtttaggaaaGTTCAAAAATTTCCTTATAGAGTAGGGAAAAAATCATCCTTGGTGcataataattttgttgttatgtTGTGGAGATGAAATGTTTATTAGGAGTTGGTAGGTGGCTTTTGCATCGTACAATCGCAACAGGCACCACGTAATCCCTCTTTCATCTATGGATTGTTGATGTGTGATTCAAACTTTTTGAGCTGGCAATCTAACTTTCTGATGCTAGATTTAATACCTtaagaaaaatggaaaagaaaatttgacgTCTGGATGCGTTGGATCGACCAATTAACGTGAACATACAAGATAATGGTACTTCACTTTCCACGTAGTAGTGATAGAAAATGTTATCTCTTAAAGAACACCCTACCATGACcaaaagaaaaatctatttGGACTTAGTCTAAATTAAGCCAGTCAAGCCAAACGTCTTCTCTTCCTATCTTTTTCCAAATTACCAACTCAGCAACGAGTCATGCACAATGAAGCTTAATTTAAGaatatcaaattgaaatatattataGAATACAAGGCCGGCTTTGACATTTTGGTGGCTGATGAGGCAAATAAAATTTAGTGCCACCTAATGCCCTACTACGTGCTCCTAACTCTTCCGAGACTACACAAATTTTAGAATAACTTTCGGTGTTCAACAAGTATTGGCTTATGTAGACAAAAGCAGTTGAGAAGATCCATTCCATTatccattatatatatatatatatagtgatgGGAGTTGGCAAAGGAATTCTTCTCTTTTGGAACAAAAAACACAAAGAGATCAAGTCTCCCAAAGGAATGCAATACATGGGACAAATGGGATTGTGGAAATAACTCACATCAAAACTTTACGTTGTATTCGAATGAGTTTCGTCGCAAACTTGAAGTCGGgtatactaaattatatttactgtgatttacaaaatttgattagatatgtttaattgtttccaaCAGGTaacaatgaattaaatttttttatttgaattatatataaaaatttagttatcaTCTATGTGACAACaagtttattatttaaaatataataataggaGTATATTAAGACAACAATAATGATATATACAATAATCCTAAGCTACATATAATGAGAATTATTTGACTAAAAGTAGCTATATAATGACAAAACATaacaatatttatgatataCTATCTAtcataacataataaaatttatgacatataaaaactttatcaaAACAACTTTAATAGGATGAACATATTAAGGCCAATGTAATtgtcataataaaattatagtgaCTATTCCATTTATCACAAATTATTCTTAACttagacaataaaaaattaaattcatgataaatttataataaaactatatatatacaattttttatacacaaatagatatgtacataaatgtatcatattgttgaatgattttaaatatataataaaataatattcaattatatgatgacatatttatggtgtatctatttatgtataaaaaagtatataaaaaacaatgcTCTAAATTTATTTGTCacaacatattttaaatattgtgaTAAACATATATGAAATGTAATAAACTTATAAGGACGAATTTCTCATGACAATGGTGGTGACAAAAATTGTGTCATCATTTACGTATAATGATGAAAATTGAACGTGGATAGCTAAATTGGGTGATTTACTCCATGAATATATTTACTTTTGGGAGATACAGATGCAATCTCGCTAATACATCTATGACCTTAATTTGCCTCTCATGCTTCTTGGTATACTTGGGACACTTGCCATATGAACCTAGCTAAAATAATACTAGTTAAGTAGTGCTATTTAAATGATGCAATATACTTGTTTGCAAGTTCAAGGTGCCATTTGAAATGGGATTGGCACCATAAGTCTGCATATGCTTGTTGCCATAACTATTACTTCAAGTTAAGTCTAGTTTAATTTGTTCTACATTTTTTAAGCACTTTCACTAGGCATATGATGGAGAATGGTTGTATATGTATGAaacatgttaattttttaacataaatataaatagctCTTTCATTTCCAATATATGTgagtgtaatatcaaaatatgcaTGCAGCCTCTTTTCTGCCGCAGCTTTTAAGTTTCTGCAGAGAAAGGTAGGATTCGTGCTTTTTAAGGTCTAGCTTGTTCTAGTGttatttctctctttccaaGTTGAAAGTGTAGTCAGCATACACGATGGTTGAAGTGAAAGTTCATAATAACAATCAACAAAAAGTGTACATTAATCGTAACTGTATTAACTTTCCtcacttaaaaaatttacatattctGATGAAATTAAGTCAACTAATAGTTGATTTGTAAATCATCTACCACGCTATTGGAAATCGCCTGCTGAAGGGACTTGAAAGATTTCTCATAATTTAAGAAACCCATAAACCAGAAGTCAAAATGGTCCACAGTGCATATTTCCACGTACTTCTGCGATGGCTTCTTCATATTTGCACTTTGATTTACTCTCTTTATTTTCTCAAGTGGGATCAAAACCTGTACACAGGAATTGCAAAAACTTGTTAGAATGCAAgcaagaaagaaagggaaataaaactacaaaaatattatattaaaatgcaTGAGATGTCAGACCAATTACCTTGTAATGAACTCTTACGATTTCTCCATTCTTAGAACGGAATTTCAGTGATCTCTCACTGCAAAACGCAACTTTGGTTGTGGAGATAAAGAGGAGGCCTGCTATCGGACCTGCTGTTGTTGACAAATAGCATTGAGAAGCCTTCAGTAATTTCTCTCCCTCACAAACATTAAACAGCTGATTGAATATCTTCTCCACTCCACCTACTTGTAGAATTTTTGCGCCCAAACTCAACTTTCCCTTCACAGTTTCAGTAATCTTTGGCGCCAGTCTCACTACAATTTCATTGCAATTAAATTGCATTTAGTTTTATGCATGACtctgtcaaaattttcaatgaaaaCTATCTGGTTAATGACCAATGATCGCTTACCATGTTCTCTGACTCCGTGTGCAAATTTACCAGCTTTCTTCCCCAGCTTATTCATTGTCTGAAGAACCGAATCTACTTTTCCTGCAATATAAAAACTATTCTGTTACTAAAACACCTTCATCGGGACTCCTAATATTCATAAATCcgtatatatacacatatttcaCAGAGAGACGAGACAGATATATACTTTGTTTATATGCTGGAGACCCGTTGGCCGAAGAATCATGAATACGATATCGGGGAGCTGATTCAGATAAGGATTTGATAGATGATGATGAGACAAAGTATGCAGCAGCAGTTGAGTTAACAGGAATCCCCATAACTCGTTTGTAAATTGGGCTTTTCATCGTCTCCAAATGAATTGCTAGATTTTACGTTCTTCTGTCTCTAACTTCTCTTAAATTTGTGTTATCTCGGCAATAAATAATGGTGGTGAAGTATTTATAGGGAATTGAATGTACGTTAAAGATGGCATGCGAATCTAGCTTTTGGTTGCATGAATCATTTTTGCTTCATgaattagaagtaataaaagcAGATTCAAAGCAATGACTCTTAAAAGATTTGGACAGCAGAAAAGGTCTATTTGTGATTGCTTTTTAAGGAATTAGTGTCAAACTTAAATATTGCCAACTGACCGACCCTCTCTCTGAAAATCCTAAAATTCTACTAGTTTTACTAATCCTGTAAAAACATaccttattatttattaaaaatatacttatataaaagattaatttatatagttAGTTTAGTTTTATTCTCATGTTCATAAATGCTCCCTCAAGAACTTGGAACgaataaaattaaagttcaaAGGATTAGATTGGGATGAATGTTGGTGAATTCCTggaatttcaaaagaaaatgacagAATTGAGAgttctataattaaaattggtGTAATTAACCATATAAAATTACATGGATTGTTCAAAGTTTGGTGGTTAGAAATTAGAGGGAAGTTTGTTGATTAGTAGGTAAACTTTAATTAATGCAATCCTTCAAGCAAAAAAGCTAAGCAACATGTATTGCATCCGTTTTCTTATACCAACTCTCCCATGATGGCTTGGCAATGAAGCTTTCCGATCTGGCATTTTAGCTTTGTGATGCAACTTCCTCTTTTTCATTCTTAGttaagaaagagaaagagaaagttgaaaAAGAAAGGGGATTTGAAGCACAAATGAGGCATACTTCTTTTTCATATACAGTTAATGATGTTGGAGACAGAGATATGTAAAGAATTTCcattttgagaaagaaaaaggaaaaacaatctTTGGCAAAAGAAAAGAGCAATGAAGTCTTAATTTGTTGATTGTTCAGTTAAAGACAAAAGGATCCTCGCAAGTCACAATTCATGAGATGAGACATGACCAAGCGATGATCATACGCATATAAGGATATACTGCTACATTTTTGgccttcttttctctttcactCTTCAACATTCTGAGGTGTAAGTGAATAGGCAGTAGGGGCTGTTGGTAAAGCAACCTTCtcaccattaaaaaaatattggatatTGAAGCAACTTTCCACATATTGAAACGATATTGGGAAAAGTCTGAGGCCGGCTATTCCCGCTGTTATTTGCTAGTTACAAAATAAGGGTGACTTACACTTAAGTTTTGTGGGAGAGAGCCTTTGCCATATCATAGACACATCAGCCACATCAATCCCCCACATGTTTAAATGAAGCTGCCACAAAGATTTGATCGGCAAGAAAAATTGTTGCTCAGATTTGAGGAATGTCAACCCCGAAAGAGTGGAGAATATGAAACAAAGTTTCCAAGTTTTGTTCAGATCATTGAAGAAATTTACCGGCCCTAGGTTGcaggtaaattttattttcaaactctatGTATgcatatgataaattttatttcaaaaattattttagaaacaataaaaacttaataaatatattaatattctattaaaaatttaaaaataaaacttgtttAATAGTTTTGTAAAAGCGATCAGCATGTGGCCTAACCTAGGCCTCTCATTTTTGGCATGTCTCGCAAGAGTAAGATATGTAAAATTGCGGGCATTTTAGGAGCCTTAGGGCAAGGCCTGTAGACTAAACCAATACGACTTGTGGGTTGTCACAGGACTTAATATGTCAATAAATCGATTTGACCTATTAGACCCACTAATTAACAAGCTCAGACACAACTTAACTCTAATCATGGTAGGCTTAGACATAACCCATACAATGTCTATGTCAAACTATGCATAGAATGAGTGCAATCATTAATGGTAAAGTGACATTAATGGTATGAAATGATACATTTGTTTGGCTTGACTAATATAATCATGGttaatttttgttctcttttttcttttccatgattgaaaaaaagaaaaaaaaaacctttattgAAGAAGATAATCCAACTATTAACAATGAAATGATTTATTTGGATCAAAGTACATTACTTTAACAAGTTGGCTGATGTAACACATTTGTGTTGCAAATGCCTTTTTCTTTATATCTTATCTCTAAGaatgaaaagaggaaaaaccAGCTCAGAAAGTTTCATTGCCACACCATCATCTAGTTGGCAAGTAGCTTAATTACTTATTTACTTGTATAAATAgtatgaattaaagattaaaattaaaaaaaaaaaacaaggtaCTTGATATTTCCTGTCTGTGGGTGATCCGTATAGAAAAAATACACACacaatattttcttcttcatctttgttttttctttttgagcaatatttatttaatctgaAATAAATCAAATGGATTAAGTAAAAcaagatgaaaattttcagatcttcattttattatttggtatatTCCACATCCTTTTTAAGATATTCCTTAGAGTGTgtataattcgatttaaattataaaatcgaaATTAACTACTTAAAAGTTATAGTTTGCTCtgtaaaatgatttggtttgatttaaaattttttcaaaccttttttttatttagatgattttcaaatcaaactaaattgtaaatca
This sequence is a window from Mangifera indica cultivar Alphonso chromosome 5, CATAS_Mindica_2.1, whole genome shotgun sequence. Protein-coding genes within it:
- the LOC123215998 gene encoding GEM-like protein 4, with the protein product MKKTLAEQVMGISIASTACPFMSLPRRLLPEPESQDLVPSSANKRIVKLGKKANKFALGVREHVRLGPKITEIVKAKLSLGARILQVGGMSKEFKKLFSVGEGEKLLKTCQCYLSTTSGPIAGLLFISTHKVAFCSEKSIKFSSPNGEQARVYYKVVIPVNKINIVNQSENMKKPSQKYIEIVTVDNFDFWFMGFLNYQKALNQLQQAISQAQNKC
- the LOC123217403 gene encoding GEM-like protein 4, producing MKSPIYKRVMGIPVNSTAAAYFVSSSSIKSLSESAPRYRIHDSSANGSPAYKQRKVDSVLQTMNKLGKKAGKFAHGVREHVRLAPKITETVKGKLSLGAKILQVGGVEKIFNQLFNVCEGEKLLKASQCYLSTTAGPIAGLLFISTTKVAFCSERSLKFRSKNGEIVRVHYKVLIPLEKIKRVNQSANMKKPSQKYVEICTVDHFDFWFMGFLNYEKSFKSLQQAISNSVVDDLQINY